The Theobroma cacao cultivar B97-61/B2 chromosome 1, Criollo_cocoa_genome_V2, whole genome shotgun sequence genome contains the following window.
NNNNNNNNNNNNNNNNNNNNNNNNNNNNNNNNNNNNNNNNNNNNNNNNNNNNNNNNNNNNNNNNNNNNNNNNNNNNNNNNNNNNNNNNNNNNNNNNNNNNNNNNNNNNNNNNNNNNNNNNNNNNNNNNNNNNNNNNNNNNNNNNNNNNNNNNNNNNNNNNNNNNNNNNNNNNNNNNNNNNNNNNNNNNNNNNNNNNNNNNNNNNNNNNNNNNNNNNNNNNNNNNNNNNNNNNNNNNNNNNNNNNNNNNNNNNNNNNNNNNNNNNNNNNNNNNNNNNNNNNNNNNNNNNNNNNNNNNNNNNNNNNNNNNNNNNNNNNNNNNNNNNNNNNNNNNNNNNNNNNNNNNNNNNNNNNNNNNNNNNNNNNNNNNNNNNNNNNNNNNNNNNNNNNNNNNNNNNNNNNNNNNNNNNNNNNNNNNNNNNNNNNNNNNNNNNNNNNNNNNNNNNNNNNNNNNNNNNNNNNNNNNNNNNNNNNNNNNNNNNNNNNNNNNNNNNNNNNNNNNNNNNNNNNNNNNNNNNNNNNNNNNNNNNNNNNNNNNNNNNNNNNNNNNNNNNNNNNNNNNNNNNNNNNNNNNNNNNNNNNNNNNNNNNNNNNNNNNNNNNNNNNNNNNNNNNNNNNNNNNNNNNNNNNNNNNNNNNNNNNNNNNNNNNNNNNNNNNNNNNNNNNNNNNNNNNNNNNNNNNNNNNNNNNNNNNNNNNNNNNNNNNNNNNNNNNNNNNNNNNNNNNNNNNNNNNNNNNNNNNNNNNNNNNNNNNNNNNNNNNNNNNNNNNNNNNNNNNNNNNNNNNNNNNNNNNNNNNNNNNNNNNNNNNNNNNNNNNNNNNNNNNNNNNNNNNNNNNNNNNNNNNNNNNNNNNNNNNNNNNNNNNNNNNNNNNNNNNNNNNNNNNNNNNNNNNNNNNNNNNNNNNNNNNNNNNNNNNNNNNNNNNNNNNNNNNNNNNNNNNNNNNNNNNNNNNNNNNNNNNNNNNNNNNNNNNNNNNNNNNNNNNNNNNNNNNNNNNNNNNNNNNNNNNNNNNNNNNNNNNNNNNNNNNNNNNNNNNNNNNNNNNNNNNNNNNNNNNNNNNNNNNNNNNNNNNNNNNNNNNNNNNNNNNNNNNNNNNNNNNNNNtgaaactcttaatctcaccttaaaattcctatttgatctagttcgaggattaaataaactttgttgtacctctaggtacaataccgacttttgtaaatttttcgggactctcctagcatgcaatcatgctatcatcacatgtatgtcatgaatagtattttataaggtcgggctttacaacAAGTATGTGACCAATGGTCTTTCATGCCATATTGATAATAGATATTttctatatttcttttattttgtctaTTTGTGTCTTTTTTtgtatctttttattattcatccACTCGTTCTAGTTAAAAGTATTTATCCACTTTTGGTGGTTAAAagtattcatttatttttaataatttaaaagtatCCATCCATTTCTAGTGTGTTAAAAGTATTCTTATTATTAGAATTATCACTAGTGTAACTATCATAATTGCAATAATTATGATGACCTCTTTCACGTTTATgaccataattattaaatgatgtcgCATTTACTTTAGGAATTGGACGAAAAGAATGGACAAGGTTCATGATGTTTCATTAGTAGGTCGTTATTTTGCTCAAccacaaaaaacaaaaatccaaaacaaaatgtatttTCAAATTACCAAAAGTATAGTATTTTCCACTtgttacaaaataaatatcacATAAAGTCAATTTCATATGTTTAATTCAAAAAGTTTTATACAAAATCTCATAATATCAAAGATAGATTTACATATATAGAGTATAATCATATTTGAAAGTATGATTTACAAAATGATTATAGAGTATAATCATATTTGAGAGTATAATCATATATAGATCTACAAAATCtcatacttttattttgtctatttttgtatttttttttatcttttactaTTCATCCACTCCATATAGTTAAAAGTATTCATCCACTTTTTGTGGTTAAAagtattcatttatttttaataatttaaaaatattcatcCACTTCTAGTGTGTTAAAAGTATTtgtattattaaaattatcactAGTGTAGTCATCATAATTGCAATAATTATGATGACAATTTTCACGTTCATgactataattattaaataatattgcATTCACTTTAAAAAATGGACAAAAAGAATGGACGAggttcatgattttttattagtagGTCGTTATTTTGCTCAACCACAAAAAACACGAAATccaaaacaaaatgtatttTCAAATTACCCAAAGTATAgtatttttcacttgttaCAAAATAGATATCATACAAAGTCAATTTCAtatgtttaatttaaaatgtCCTATACAAAAtctcataatattaaaaatagatttacatatataaagtataatcatatttgaaattcaaaataaaaaaattatgtatataCTGTTGGAAGAGATGtcgtgatttgattaagatgTTGACTAGAGTACCCTTGGTTGATAATattcaaaacaaagaaatcaGGTATAAACTGTTAACAAATCGGTGCTCTTCTTCCTACcagattttattttgtaaaaaaaaatttatataataggaatttctaaaattaataaaagttaaaattatcttttcatatAATAGTAAGTTTTAACCTTTGGCTAAAGACGTAATTCATTGTACatgatttctttgttttgacTAAAATATTCTTGGGGAGTACATGTCGTGAGATAGTCAGTTGGTGAATGTTACCATATCGATTGATCACGTTGtttgaggaaaaaaatatatattttagtttttttatattttttgttaatgatGTTTGTATTTTTGAGTTTCATTAtctatttgaaaaattaataaatttacatgaaattttaattaaaatttaaaaaaatttaaatattttatttaataaataaacatcCATAATTAGGTTTGAATATTAGATATCCAATAGTGATACTCATTCCTACCCAAAGTTGAAATGTGTATTAAACTTTGCTATCCCGAACCCATCCCAAATCCAAATACAAATACTCATAGCCTATACTCGAAAATATTCACTTAAAAAATATCCATTATCACCCCTATTAGATTTCTACTATCATGTTTTCTTGAAGCACTAGATATTTTTCGTAGTCGCACGTTAACCCAAAAACGGCAAAAGGCACGCGCCGGGGTACGAGTACGACTCATTTGAATGGGACCCATCCCATGGGGTCCACGACCCACTGGGTTGCTAAACAAGCCACGCGTACCTCAGACGTGGACCATTCTCCGCACCCTCATCTGTCATCTATAAAtctttctctccctctccACTCTCGCTCCTCTAACGAAGTGTCAAAGAAAAAGGGACCAAATCCTAATTCAAACCCAAAGCCTCGATTTGTCCCTCTTTTACCATAGCTCAGCTCAGGTTCGTtaacttgttttctttgtttcattTATCTTCTTATGATTTTTCTGcttattgtttttctttatgctATGATCTCTATTTACCCACTTTTTTCTACTATATTCTTTCTCTTGGCTCTGCTAGTAAACACTCATGCTTTATTTGGGTAAATCTTAAGGGATTGAATTTCTTGCACTGAgggccttttttttttttttccgttTAGCTTGAATTGGAGATTTGATTTTATCagtaaagaaaacaaggaGGATATGGATAAAATGAAACTGGCTCAATGGGGTGAGAGATTGAAAACGGGTGGAGCTCAAATGGGTAGAATGGTTAGTGGTAAAATGAAGGAAATTCTACAAGGCCCCACACCCGAATCAAAAATGGTCGATGAGGCTACATTAGAGACCTTAGAAGAACCCAACTGGGGAATGAACATGAGGATATGTGCTATGATCAATAGTGAAGAGTTTAATGGGACCGAAATTGTTAGGGccataaaaaagaagatatCTGGAAAAAATGTTGTCAGCCAAAGGTTGAGTCTTGATTTGTTGGAAGCTTGTACAATGAATTGTGAGAAGGTAGCTTCCGAGGTGGCTTCGGAGAAACTGTTGGAAGAGATGGTTAAGATGATTGAGAATCCACATACGGATAATGGGAATAGAGAAAGGGCTTTGCAGTTGATTCGCGCCTGGGGACAGTCTGAGGATCTTGCTTATCTGCCTGTGTTTCACCAAACTTATATGGTAAATATTTCCACCTTGATTCATGTTCTTTCATGTGCTGATGTCGTGGTTAAGCTCTACATAGTTTTATTAGTACTTTGATGACGATCACCGGGCAATGGCATTTATAGTTTCATTGTTgcatcatataaataaaatctgTCAATCTGCTGCACTTTAATTATGGCTGAAGAAATTCTCTGGATGAAATGTTTAGCATGACGAAATTTAGTATAGCTCTTGTTATTTCAAATCATATATACACCTTTCCCTTATTGTGCTCTGGGGTTAAAATGCAGACAAGTTTTTAGGCAGCAAGACTTTGGCTGGCACCAATACCAATTTGCTATGATAAATTATATGCACATAACACACCTTTTGTTCTTCCCTTCCTTTTCCTGTCACTAATACCCCTcccatttcaattttcatgttatagaattaaaataattaggaGAATGAGTACCTGCAGCTACaaggtttttctcttttgttctAAGTTCAGCCAGGGGTTCACTCAGTGTTCTCAAAATATGCTGGAATTAGATGTTGAAAATGCCAACTTGCAGGTTGGATTTGCTCAAGCCAACTATTGAAGCTTCGAAGTCACCTTTGACCGTGTTATCATTTCATTATCTTCCCCTTACTCTTATATCCAATGTTTTGATCCTTCACAATCcattttaacaataaaaatatgtatttattGGAGAATTTGTAACAATAATGTGACCCTACTAAATgtggttttgttttgtttttttttctgatatttaatttttgataaattaccATATAGTCTATCAATTGCCAATTTGTTCCCTTCTGGATGCTGTCATACTTTTCTTACCTACACCAATTGCATGCAGTCTATCATGCATTCAGCTTTTTGCTTACATTTTCTCCTATTTTAATATAAAGCAGAGCTTGAAGGGAAGAAGTTCACACCTGCCAGTGGATGACGAGAACTCACCCTTGCACTATACCTTGGAGTCTTACATGGAAGAGCCATTGCCTCCCCCTGAAAATTATCCTGTCAATAACACAGGATTGCATGGTAGTGATCTTAGTACTTTTGCCTATAATAATGGGAGTCTATCAGTGGAACAAAAGAAGGAACTTTTTGAAGTAACTCGGAACAGTCTTGAGGTTCTCTCTAGCATGTTGAATACGGACACAGAACCAAAGCCAACAAAGGTAATTCTTCTGCTTCTAGCAGGAAAGCAGGATTTAACTGTGTGCTATGTAGTTTGTAGACCTTGCTGCATATCCAGTTATTTCTACTCAACATTATTCCTGATATTATATGGGATGATAGCATAATATTGTAACTCCCGCtggagattttttttttttccatatctTACCTGCTCTTTGATCTCTTTGGCATGCCGGGAAACTGAAATGCTACTGCACATTAgttgttattatatttttcaaataatatttgttAACGGCATCATGTAGCTTTTTGTTCTTCCAATGTGATATTGGCATGATATCATCCAAGTTAGTAGGACTGGATTAAATGCATTCTCCCAGAATGTGCCAACCCCctttaaaattggaatgataAATCGAAGGAAAGAGCAGACATGGAAAACTGAAGAACTCAGAAAAGTTCTTGTGTGATTGCAGGACGAGCTGACAGAGAGCATGTTGGAGAAGTGCAAGCAGTCACAGCCAGTCATTCAGATGATCATAGAGAGCACTACTGATGATGAAGGAACTCTGTTTGAGGCACTGAATCTGAATGATGAGCTTCAACAGGTCATCTCCAAATTCGAGGAAATGGAAGCTGGTTTGAAGCCTGGAAACACTGGCACCACTGAGGCTAATGTCTCTGCTCCAGTTGAGACCCGTAACAAACCTGTGATAGGTGGTTCCTCCTGGACCCATGACGAAACCAAGATGGGTGCATTCCCCAAAGGAGATAGTATTAGTACTGAATGCAGCAGTGATAAGAAAACATTGAGTGAGAAGTGAGGGGGTTTGCTAGGTGTAATTTTGTCCCTTGGTCATCTTGTGTTGGTAGAACTTTATGGTTGGGTTATTGTAATTAAGAGTGAATAAGATTCTTAAGCCGATTGGCTGAATATTAGTTGATAAC
Protein-coding sequences here:
- the LOC18613137 gene encoding target of Myb protein 1 isoform X2; this encodes MDKMKLAQWGERLKTGGAQMGRMVSGKMKEILQGPTPESKMVDEATLETLEEPNWGMNMRICAMINSEEFNGTEIVRAIKKKISGKNVVSQRLSLDLLEACTMNCEKVASEVASEKLLEEMVKMIENPHTDNGNRERALQLIRAWGQSEDLAYLPVFHQTYMSLKGRSSHLPVDDENSPLHYTLESYMEEPLPPPENYPVNNTGLHGSDLSTFAYNNGSLSVEQKKELFEVTRNSLEVLSSMLNTDTEPKPTKDELTESMLEKCKQSQPVIQMIIESTTDDEGTLFEALNLNDELQQVISKFEEMEAGLKPGNTGTTEANVSAPVETRNKPVIGGSSWTHDETKMGAFPKGDSISTECSSDKKTLSEK
- the LOC18613137 gene encoding target of Myb protein 1 isoform X1 → MDKMKLAQWGERLKTGGAQMGRMVSGKMKEILQGPTPESKMVDEATLETLEEPNWGMNMRICAMINSEEFNGTEIVRAIKKKISGKNVVSQRLSLDLLEACTMNCEKVASEVASEKLLEEMVKMIENPHTDNGNRERALQLIRAWGQSEDLAYLPVFHQTYMQSLKGRSSHLPVDDENSPLHYTLESYMEEPLPPPENYPVNNTGLHGSDLSTFAYNNGSLSVEQKKELFEVTRNSLEVLSSMLNTDTEPKPTKDELTESMLEKCKQSQPVIQMIIESTTDDEGTLFEALNLNDELQQVISKFEEMEAGLKPGNTGTTEANVSAPVETRNKPVIGGSSWTHDETKMGAFPKGDSISTECSSDKKTLSEK